DNA sequence from the Corynebacterium freneyi genome:
TGACTCTTCCTTAAGAACAGGCCATACTGTCAAGCGTGACGAGCGCAGTTGAAAACACAGGTATGACAGCACCACGTCGTGCCGCGACACTGAACCGACCGAACATGGTCAGTGTCGGCACGATCGTGTTCCTGTCTCAGGAATTGATGTTCTTCGCCGGGCTGTTCGCGATGTACTTCGTGTCTCGCGCCAACGGCCAGGGCGATTCGTGGGATTGGGGAACCGGCCACCTCAACGTCCCGTACGCACTTACGATCACCGTGATCCTGGTGTCGTCTTCGTTCACTGCCCAGTGGGGCGTGTTCGCGGCCGAGCGGGGCGACGTGTTCGCCCTGCGCAGGTGGTATGCCCTTTCGACGCTGCTGGGTTCGATCTTCCTGATCGGCCAGGCGTACGAGTACGTCACCCTGGTCGGCCACGGCCTGACCATCCAGAACTCCGTCTACGGTTCGGTCTTCTTCATCACCACCGGCTTCCACGCCGCTCACGTCCTCGCGGGCGTGATCGCATTCGTCGTGGTGCTGATCCGTACCTTCAAGTCGAAGTTCACCCCGGCCCAGGCGACGGCAGCCATCGTGGTGTCCTACTACTGGCACTTCGTCGACGTCGTGTGGATCGGCCTGTTCATCACCATCTACTTCATCCAGTAGGCCGTAACGGCCGTCACCCCCGGTGCGGCCTACTACAGCCATCCACTTTCCACGCACAACAAAGGGAAAAAGATGGAAAACCATAACCCCGCAGCAGAGGACCGCACGTCCTCCGCGGCGGCCGGTCGAAAGGCCAAGGGCCGCCGCAAGATGCGCCGCACCGCCTCCGGTGTCATGGCGCTGGCCCTCGCCCTCACGGGCGCGGGCTTCCTGGCCAACGCCGTGACCCCCGACGCTCAGGTCGCCACCGCCCAGCAGGACGAGGCCGCCCTGATCCAGCAGGGCAAGGAGATCTACGACGTCGCGTGCATCACCTGCCACGGCGCCAACCTCCAGGGCGTCAAGGACCGCGGCAAGTCCCTCGTCGGCGTCGGCGAAGGCGCGGTGTACTTCCAGGTGCACTCCGGCCGCATGCCGATGCTCCGCAACGAGGCGCAGGCCGCCCGCAAGACCCCCCGCTACTCCGAGGAGCAGACCCTCGCCCTCGCCGCCTACGTGCAGTCGCACGGCGGTGGCGCCGGCATCGTCCGCGACGAGAACGGCGACATCGCCATGGACTCCCTCCGCGGCAAGAACGCCGGACCCAACGGCGAGATCGACCCCCTCGACGTCGCCCGCGGTTCCGAGCTCTTCCGCCTGAACTGCGCGTCCTGCCACAACTTCACCGGTCGTGGCGGCGCCCTGTCCGGCGGCAAGTACGCCCCGGTCCTGGACCCTGCCAACGAGCAGGAGCTGTACCAGGCCATGCTCACCGGCCCGCAGAACATGCCGAAGTTCTCCGATCGCCAGCTCACCGCTGACGAGAAGAAGGACATCATCGCCTACATCAAGCACTCGGCGGAGACCCCCGGCCCGTCCGGCTACCCGCTCGGCGGCCTCGGCCCCGTGACCGAGGGCCTGTTCATGTGGATTGCCGGCATCGTCGCCCTCGTGGCGGCCGCACTCTGGATTGGATCCCGACAGTGACCGACAACGTGAAGAAGAACTACAGCTCCGAAGAGCTGTCGAAGATGAGCAACGACGAGCTCGCCCGCCTGGGCACCGAGCTCGACGACGTGACCATCGCCTACCGCAAGGAGCGCTTCCCCATCGCCGGTGACCCGGCCGAGAAGCGCGCCGCCGCCGGCGTCATTTTCTGGCTGGCCCTCGCGGTGGTCCTTGGTCTGGCGTTCATCGCCGTGTACCTGTTCTGGCCGTGGGAGTACCGCGGCCACGGCGACGACGGTCTGTGGATCTACACCCTGTACACCCCGATGCTGGGCATCACCATCGGTGGTTCCATCCTCTCCCTGGGCGTCGGCGCGGTGAAGTACACCAAGCGCTTCGTGCCGGAGGAGATCTCGGTCCAGCGTCGCCACGACGGCCCGTCCTCCGAGACGGACCAGAAGACCATCGTCGCTCTGCTGAACGACTCCTGGGAGACGTCGACCCTGGGTCGCCGCTCCGCCATCAAGGGCCTGCTCGGCACCGGTGCGGTTCTCGCCGGCATCGGAATGATCCTGCCGCTGGGCGGCATGATCAAGAACCCGTGGAAGCCCCGCCACGAGATGGACATCACCGGCGACGGCACGCTCTGGACCACGGGCTGGACCCTGGTCGAGAAGGGCGAGAAGGTCTACCTGGGCCGCGACACCGGCGCCATCGCCGAGGAGG
Encoded proteins:
- the qcrA gene encoding cytochrome bc1 complex Rieske iron-sulfur subunit; amino-acid sequence: MTDNVKKNYSSEELSKMSNDELARLGTELDDVTIAYRKERFPIAGDPAEKRAAAGVIFWLALAVVLGLAFIAVYLFWPWEYRGHGDDGLWIYTLYTPMLGITIGGSILSLGVGAVKYTKRFVPEEISVQRRHDGPSSETDQKTIVALLNDSWETSTLGRRSAIKGLLGTGAVLAGIGMILPLGGMIKNPWKPRHEMDITGDGTLWTTGWTLVEKGEKVYLGRDTGAIAEEGSHGFSFTGVSRLVRMRPEDLSAGAMETVFPLLEEDVNDGDKYSPDAEVYEAHMHSIHGSRNAVMLIRLRSQDAARATLRAGQEDFHYGDYFAYSKICTHIGCPTSLYEAQTNRILCPCHQSQFDALQYGKPVFGPAARALPELPIDVDEDGYLYANGNFIEPVGPAFWERQS
- the qcrC gene encoding cytochrome bc1 complex diheme cytochrome c subunit yields the protein MRRTASGVMALALALTGAGFLANAVTPDAQVATAQQDEAALIQQGKEIYDVACITCHGANLQGVKDRGKSLVGVGEGAVYFQVHSGRMPMLRNEAQAARKTPRYSEEQTLALAAYVQSHGGGAGIVRDENGDIAMDSLRGKNAGPNGEIDPLDVARGSELFRLNCASCHNFTGRGGALSGGKYAPVLDPANEQELYQAMLTGPQNMPKFSDRQLTADEKKDIIAYIKHSAETPGPSGYPLGGLGPVTEGLFMWIAGIVALVAAALWIGSRQ
- the ctaE gene encoding aa3-type cytochrome oxidase subunit III produces the protein MTSAVENTGMTAPRRAATLNRPNMVSVGTIVFLSQELMFFAGLFAMYFVSRANGQGDSWDWGTGHLNVPYALTITVILVSSSFTAQWGVFAAERGDVFALRRWYALSTLLGSIFLIGQAYEYVTLVGHGLTIQNSVYGSVFFITTGFHAAHVLAGVIAFVVVLIRTFKSKFTPAQATAAIVVSYYWHFVDVVWIGLFITIYFIQ